GCGCGGAAGTATGAACAGCAGCGGAATAAGCGCAGCAAAGGCGAAGATGTTGTACACTGCGCTGATGCGGGCACGCTGCTGCTGCTCGTTAAAGGAACTGCGCAGCACCAGGTACGCGAAGTAAATCAGCAAACCGATGGCCGAGGCGTTCTGCTTCGGATCGTTGCTCCAGTACTCGCCCCACGTAAACTTGGCCCACTCCATACCCGTTACAATGCCCAGCACGCCAAAGAGGATGCCGACTTTCGCTGCCTCGTAAGCGATCACATCGTTCTTGACGGTAGGGTTGCGCAGGTACTTGATAGAGTAAACAACCGATACCAGCAGGATCAGGATCATGCCAAACCACATGGGCACGTGGAAGTATAAATTGCGGATAGTCTCGTTAAGAATAGCCAGCCGCGGCACATCAGAAAGCATACCAGCCACCACGGTAAAAACCAGTAGGAGCACGGCCAGTATTTTCCACCAATTTTTCTTCATTTCTTTTTTAGATACTTGATATTAGAGGTTAGATGTAAGACTCTATTGTTGTTAAGCCTTATCACATCGTGCCCAATACCTTAACAAAAGTTTATGCGAATTAGCTCTATGTTCTTCAACCATAATTCGAAGCTTTGCAGCCTGACTCTTAAGACTGATTGTCTAGCGTCTAATATCTACCTTCTAGCGTCTCTTTACGAACGCCAAAGGTACGGGAATAAGATGTAGGAAACAGTGACGACAATCATGTTTATGGCAAGCAGGGTAAGCAGTTCGTCGAGGCTGAGGCTGCGGTCCAGGCCATCCATGGCGTTTTTCGACATTTTGATGAGCATAAGCAGCATGGGCACGATTACAGGAAAGCTGAGTACGGCCATGAGCGTGCTGCTGTTGGCGGCTTTGGAGGCGATACTCGAAATCATGGTAAGGGAGGTGGAAAACCCGATGGCGCCCAGCAGCAGCGTGAGCAGGAACATGGGCACGTCCTGCACCGGGTTGCCTAGTACGAAACCGTAAAACACGAAGCAGATAAAGGCCAGCAGCAACATCAACAGCGTGTTGTAGATAATCTTGGCAAGTATAATGCCCTGCGGGCTCACGATAGAGTAGAAGTAAAGCAGCCGCCCCCTGTTCTCCTGCATAAAGCTCTTGGCGATGGCGTTGACCGAGGTAAACAGCAGGATAATCCAAAGCAAAGCGTTCCATACCGGGGCTTGCAGCATATTGGAGCGCATGCCAAAGCTTAGGTAGCAGACAAACACCACGCTGCCCACATACAGCAGCATGCCGTTCAGCGCGTACTTTTGCCGCCACTCCAGCACCAGGTCCTTCTGAATGAGGTATAAAATCTCTTTAAACAGCACCATCTTTTCGATTTTGCTGCAAAGGTAAGGCACAAAAGCATGGAAACGTAGCTTTTACAGGCTGATCGATACTATAGCGCCTTGCCAGTATAAAACAAAACGGCACAGGCTGCTGTAGCCTGTGCCGTTCACCATACTTCGAAAGCAGAACAAACTGGGTTATGACGGGTTTTGCTCGTCTTTGTCCTGGTCCTTCTTTGCTTCCTTCTTCTTTTTCTTGTCGTCTTTGTGCTTCACCATTTTTGCCTCGCGGTAAAAAATGATTTCCTCGGCAATGTTGGTTACCTGGTCGCCCACGCGCTCCAGCTTTTTGATGATGGAAAGTATGGCCAGCGCCTCCCGTATCTTGCCAGGGTTCTCTGTCATGTACTTGGTGATCACATCGTCAGACTTGCGGTAGATCTTGTCCAGTTTCTTGTCCCGCTTTATCAGAGCCTTTGCCAGCTGTGGGTCGTTGTTTCTGAAGGCGGTGCGGCACTCTACCAACATGGCCAGTGCCTCTTCGTACATGGGCAGCACGTTGGTGATTTCCAGGAGCTGAGGCTCCACAGGCGCCTCCAGCTTTTTAACAAACCGGGCAATGCCCTCAGCCGTGTCGCCGATGCGCTCCAGGTTGGCGTTGATTTTCAGCACGGCCAGCACCAGGCGCAGGTCTACGGCCACGGGTGTGAACAGGGCGAAGAAGTTCTCGCACATGCGGTCAATCTTCAGGTCGAACTGGTTTACCTTGCGGTCGCGTTGGATGATTTTCTTGGCCAGCTCCACATCAGCGTTCAGCATGGCTTCGCGGCCGCTCTGCACCTGGTACTCCACCAGGTCCCACATTTCGAGGAGTTTGGTCTTCAGGCGGGCTAATTCAACATCTATGTGTGGCATTCAAGTCTTTTTATGGGGTGAACATCTACAAGTATACGGAAATGATGGGGTATTTAAATCAACCGAAACGGCCCGTGATGTAGTTTTGTGTGCGATCGTCTTTCGGGCTGGTGAACATTGTCTTGGTCTTGTTGTACTCCACCAGTTCACCCATGTAAAAGAACGCCGTGTTGTCGCTCACGCGGCCAGCCTGCTGCATGTTGTGCGTCACGATCACGATGGTGTAGTCGTGCTTCAGCTTGTAGATCAGCTCCTCGATTTTGGCGGTGGAGATGGGGTCCAGCGCGGAGGCGGGCTCGTCCATCAGCAGCACCGAAGGCGAGATGGCCAGCGCGCGCGCTATGCACAAGCGCTGCTGCTGCCCGCCTGAAAGTGCCAGCGCCGATTTGTGCAGCTTGTCCTTCACCTCGTCCCACAAAGCGGCCTGCTTCAGCGAGTGCTCCGCGGCTTCTTCCAGTACGTCTTTTTTCTTGATGCCCTGTATCCGCAGGCCGTACACCACATTCTCAAAGATGGTTTTCGGGAAAGGGTTCGGCTTCTGGAACACCATCCCTACTTCCTTGCGCAGTTCATCCACACGGATGTCTTTGTTGTAGATGTCCCTGTTGTCCATCAGGATCTCTCCTTCGGTTCTGAAGCCATCGATGTAATCGTTCATGCGGTTGAAGGTGCGCAGAAACGTGGACTTGCCACAGCCCGATGGGCCGATAAAGGCAGTTACGTTCTTCTCCTCCATCGCAATATTGATGTCTTTCAGGGCGTGAAAGTCACCGTAGAAAGCGTTGAGGTTCTTGGCTTCGAGCTTGGTTTTTTTGCTCATAGAGTATAAAAAGACACGAGATATTAGAAACTAAGAGTAAGGCGAGTATAAAACGGGGTATCGCCCGCTTCTGCTGGCCGTGTTACCACCTGATTTTTCGCTGCTGCCTATTGCGTAAGTATACGGCGATACCGTTTAACAGGAAGGTAATAAATAATAGCACGATAATGGCCGCTGCTGCGTTGGTAAGGAACTCCTCCTGCGGCCGTGAGGTCCAGTTAAAGATCTGGATCGGCAACACGGTGAACTCATCCAGCGGCGATGCCGGCGTAAACGGCACATACGCCAGCGCTCCGATCACGATCAGCGGAGCTGCCTCGCCCACTGCCCGCGACAGCGCAAGTATAATGCCGGTAAGTATACCGCCGAAAGAAGCCGGCAGCACCTGGTTCCAGATGGTTTGCCACTTGGAGGCCCCGAGCGCATAAGAACCGTCGCGCACGCTGCCCGGCACGGCTTTGATAGCCTCGCGTGTAGTGACGATAATGATCGGCAGGATAAGCAGCGACAGGGTAAGCGCGCCGGCCAGCAAACTGCCGCCCAAGCGCATCTGGCGCACAAAGATCTCCAGGCCCAGCAAGCCGTAAATGATAGAAGGCACACCCGCCAGGTTGGCAATGTTAATCTCCAGGAAGTTAGACAGCTTTGTTTTCCGGCTGTACTCCTCCAGGTAAATGCCTGCGCCAACCCCCAGCGGAAAGGAAATCAGCGCCGTGAGCACCAGCAGCCAGAGCGTACCCACCCAGGCGGTAAGTATGCCGGCGCTGCTGGCTCTGCGCGATGGAAGGTCCATCAGGAAATCCCAATCAATGCGGGCAATGCCTTCCTGCACAATATCGATCAGGAAGATAGCCAGCACCACCAGCCCGATAAAGGTGCAAAATACCCCGAAAACCTGAAAGACTTTGTCCTTCAACCTGTTGCGATCCGAATTAGTCATACTTCTCCTGATATTTCTTTTTGATCCAGAAACTGATGTTGTTCAGCGCAAACGTGAAAACAAACAGGGTGATGCCGGCGGCAAAGATGGTCCGGTACTCCAGCGAGCCGTGCGGCACGTCACCCAAACTTACCTGCACAATGTAGGTAGTGATGGTTTCGATGGGAACAAGCGGGTTCAGTGTCAGGCGCGGCTGCTGCCCAGCGGCAATGGCCACAATCATGGTTTCGCCCACGGCCCGCGAGATGGCAAGTATAACCGACACCACAATACCGGAAGAAGCGGCCGGCACCATCACACCAAAGGCCGTCTGCAGGCGTGTGGAGCCCATGCCGTACGCTGCCTCCCGCAGCGAACGGGGCACAGCGCTGATGGCGTCCTCGCTCAGTGAAGAGATCATCGGGATGATCATGATGCCCATCACAATACCAGCAGATAAGGCATTGAAACCAGCCAGCGAGGGAATGATGGCTTGCAGAAAAGGCGTTACCACGGTTAAGGCGAAGAAGCCGTAAACTACCGTCGGAATGGTAGCCAGCACCTCCAGCATGGGCTTTACCACCTGTTTCAGCGTGGCATGTGCGTACTCGTTCAGGTACACGGCAATGGTCAGGCCAATGGGCAGGGCCACCGAAATAGCAATAAAGGTAGTCAGCAGGGTGCCCGCCACCAGTGGCATGATTCCAAACTTCTTATCGGCGAAGAGCGGCGTCCATTCTTTCTCTGTTAGGAAGTCCACGATAGAGACTTCCTGAAAGAAAGCAATCGACTCTGACAGCAATACCCAAATAATGCCGATGGTGACCAGAATTGTGATTACCGCCGATAACCACAACAAGCCCTCGATTATTTTCTCTGATATTTTCAAGGTGCTGTTTTTAAAGTAGGAACACGTTAGCGGTAGCCTAACCGGCCTGCATTAACGCATATTTCCATTGCTGTATTTATTGCTTGGCGTCGCTGGAGCCGGTGTCACCAACAAACTGCTGGAACTTCTGCTTCTGCTCTTCATACTTTTCGGCAGGCATCGGAATATAACCTACTTCTTCGCTAAG
Above is a window of Pontibacter akesuensis DNA encoding:
- the pstC gene encoding phosphate ABC transporter permease subunit PstC, encoding MKISEKIIEGLLWLSAVITILVTIGIIWVLLSESIAFFQEVSIVDFLTEKEWTPLFADKKFGIMPLVAGTLLTTFIAISVALPIGLTIAVYLNEYAHATLKQVVKPMLEVLATIPTVVYGFFALTVVTPFLQAIIPSLAGFNALSAGIVMGIMIIPMISSLSEDAISAVPRSLREAAYGMGSTRLQTAFGVMVPAASSGIVVSVILAISRAVGETMIVAIAAGQQPRLTLNPLVPIETITTYIVQVSLGDVPHGSLEYRTIFAAGITLFVFTFALNNISFWIKKKYQEKYD
- a CDS encoding heme exporter protein CcmB, whose product is MVLFKEILYLIQKDLVLEWRQKYALNGMLLYVGSVVFVCYLSFGMRSNMLQAPVWNALLWIILLFTSVNAIAKSFMQENRGRLLYFYSIVSPQGIILAKIIYNTLLMLLLAFICFVFYGFVLGNPVQDVPMFLLTLLLGAIGFSTSLTMISSIASKAANSSTLMAVLSFPVIVPMLLMLIKMSKNAMDGLDRSLSLDELLTLLAINMIVVTVSYILFPYLWRS
- the pstA gene encoding phosphate ABC transporter permease PstA → MTNSDRNRLKDKVFQVFGVFCTFIGLVVLAIFLIDIVQEGIARIDWDFLMDLPSRRASSAGILTAWVGTLWLLVLTALISFPLGVGAGIYLEEYSRKTKLSNFLEINIANLAGVPSIIYGLLGLEIFVRQMRLGGSLLAGALTLSLLILPIIIVTTREAIKAVPGSVRDGSYALGASKWQTIWNQVLPASFGGILTGIILALSRAVGEAAPLIVIGALAYVPFTPASPLDEFTVLPIQIFNWTSRPQEEFLTNAAAAIIVLLFITFLLNGIAVYLRNRQQRKIRW
- the pstB gene encoding phosphate ABC transporter ATP-binding protein PstB, producing the protein MSKKTKLEAKNLNAFYGDFHALKDINIAMEEKNVTAFIGPSGCGKSTFLRTFNRMNDYIDGFRTEGEILMDNRDIYNKDIRVDELRKEVGMVFQKPNPFPKTIFENVVYGLRIQGIKKKDVLEEAAEHSLKQAALWDEVKDKLHKSALALSGGQQQRLCIARALAISPSVLLMDEPASALDPISTAKIEELIYKLKHDYTIVIVTHNMQQAGRVSDNTAFFYMGELVEYNKTKTMFTSPKDDRTQNYITGRFG
- the phoU gene encoding phosphate signaling complex protein PhoU → MPHIDVELARLKTKLLEMWDLVEYQVQSGREAMLNADVELAKKIIQRDRKVNQFDLKIDRMCENFFALFTPVAVDLRLVLAVLKINANLERIGDTAEGIARFVKKLEAPVEPQLLEITNVLPMYEEALAMLVECRTAFRNNDPQLAKALIKRDKKLDKIYRKSDDVITKYMTENPGKIREALAILSIIKKLERVGDQVTNIAEEIIFYREAKMVKHKDDKKKKKEAKKDQDKDEQNPS
- the ccsA gene encoding cytochrome c biogenesis protein CcsA; this translates as MKKNWWKILAVLLLVFTVVAGMLSDVPRLAILNETIRNLYFHVPMWFGMILILLVSVVYSIKYLRNPTVKNDVIAYEAAKVGILFGVLGIVTGMEWAKFTWGEYWSNDPKQNASAIGLLIYFAYLVLRSSFNEQQQRARISAVYNIFAFAALIPLLFILPRLTDSLHPGNGGNPGFNAYDMDSSLRLVFYPAVLGWTLLGIWIVNVKSRLELIRQRLYETV